In Janibacter alkaliphilus, the following proteins share a genomic window:
- a CDS encoding DAK2 domain-containing protein, which produces MLADLDTAALRRWAVVARAALAARRAEIDALNVYPVPDGDTGTNLYLTLDQALDAVRTDHEQRGVLGVDDLGEDLTAMSRAILLTARGNSGVILSQIVRGTTEVLVEPDGRAAPALVAAALTRAAQRARESVVRPQEGTILTVADEAAAAAERAADDGAELAGVTRAAVEGARDALARTPEQLDVLAAAGVVDAGGAGYLLFLEALDRVVRESNPVDGFLVDEFTLNPSMERRAEWSRPVVDRPPSSGATQAAPAPTHPAFEVMYRLDGVGDEAVATLRERLDGIGDSVVVSVAGDTCRVHVHTDDIGAAIDAGLDHARPHDLAVTALEDTRHRTPAVGLSVVACAAGPGIAALLEQAGATTVASGPRHRASAGELLEAVRATGTAEVILLPNDRDTRLAADAAAHAAGQEGQEVHVVASGTAVQGIAALAVFEPGTSASRNVVAMTRAAAATRHGAVTIAAKAGLTSGGACEVGDVLGIVGGDIAIVGDDFDTVATEVLQAVTGGTAELVTLVVGDEAPDGVADRLQERLRGEHRGVEIEVVDGGQPHYPLLLGAE; this is translated from the coding sequence GTGCTCGCCGACCTGGACACCGCCGCCCTGCGCCGATGGGCCGTGGTCGCCCGGGCAGCCCTGGCCGCGCGACGGGCCGAGATCGATGCGCTCAACGTCTACCCCGTCCCGGACGGCGACACCGGCACCAACCTCTACCTGACCCTCGACCAGGCGCTGGACGCGGTGCGCACCGACCACGAGCAGCGAGGGGTGCTCGGCGTCGACGACCTCGGCGAGGACCTCACCGCGATGTCCCGGGCGATCCTGCTCACCGCGCGCGGCAACTCCGGGGTCATCCTGAGCCAGATCGTTCGCGGTACCACGGAGGTGCTCGTCGAGCCCGACGGCCGCGCCGCGCCCGCGCTGGTGGCAGCCGCGCTGACCCGGGCCGCTCAGCGCGCGCGGGAGTCCGTCGTCCGCCCCCAGGAGGGCACGATCCTCACCGTCGCCGACGAGGCCGCGGCCGCCGCGGAGCGCGCCGCCGACGACGGCGCCGAGCTCGCCGGCGTCACCCGGGCCGCCGTCGAGGGCGCCCGCGACGCGCTGGCCCGCACCCCGGAGCAGCTCGACGTGCTCGCCGCGGCCGGCGTGGTCGACGCCGGTGGCGCCGGCTACCTGCTCTTCCTCGAGGCGCTGGACCGGGTGGTGCGGGAGAGCAACCCGGTGGACGGCTTCCTCGTCGACGAGTTCACCCTCAACCCGAGCATGGAGCGACGGGCGGAGTGGTCCCGCCCCGTGGTCGACCGGCCACCCTCCTCCGGGGCCACGCAGGCCGCGCCCGCACCGACCCACCCCGCCTTCGAGGTGATGTACCGGCTCGACGGGGTGGGCGACGAGGCGGTTGCCACGCTGCGCGAGCGCCTCGACGGGATCGGCGACTCGGTGGTCGTCTCGGTGGCCGGCGACACCTGCCGGGTGCACGTGCACACCGACGACATCGGTGCCGCCATCGACGCGGGGCTCGACCACGCCCGCCCGCACGACCTGGCCGTCACCGCGCTGGAGGACACCCGCCACCGCACCCCGGCGGTCGGTCTGTCGGTCGTCGCCTGTGCGGCAGGCCCCGGCATCGCCGCCCTGCTCGAGCAGGCCGGCGCGACGACGGTCGCCAGCGGACCGCGGCACCGCGCCTCCGCCGGCGAGCTGCTCGAGGCGGTCCGGGCCACCGGGACCGCCGAGGTCATCCTGCTGCCCAACGACCGGGACACCCGGCTGGCCGCCGACGCCGCCGCCCACGCCGCCGGCCAGGAGGGTCAGGAGGTGCACGTCGTCGCCTCCGGCACGGCCGTCCAGGGGATCGCCGCGCTCGCCGTCTTCGAACCCGGCACCAGCGCCTCGCGCAACGTCGTCGCGATGACCCGGGCCGCCGCGGCCACCCGGCACGGCGCCGTGACGATCGCGGCGAAGGCGGGACTGACCTCCGGCGGTGCCTGCGAGGTCGGGGACGTGCTCGGCATCGTCGGCGGCGACATCGCCATCGTCGGCGACGACTTCGACACCGTGGCCACCGAGGTGCTGCAGGCGGTCACCGGCGGGACCGCCGAGCTGGTCACCCTCGTCGTCGGCGACGAGGCCCCCGACGGGGTCGCCGACCGGCTGCAGGAGCGCCTGCGCGGCGAGCACCGCGGCGTCGAGATCGAGGTCGTCGACGGGGGCCAGCCGCACTACCCGCTGCTGCTCGGGGCGGAGTAG
- the rpmB gene encoding 50S ribosomal protein L28, translating to MAANCDVCGKGPGFGHSISHSHRRTKRRWNPNIQRVRATVGGTPKRLNVCTSCLKAGKVTR from the coding sequence GTGGCTGCCAACTGCGACGTCTGCGGCAAGGGACCCGGCTTCGGCCACTCCATCTCGCACTCGCACCGGCGCACCAAGCGTCGCTGGAACCCGAACATCCAGCGCGTGCGCGCCACCGTGGGCGGGACCCCGAAGCGTCTCAACGTGTGCACCTCGTGCCTCAAGGCCGGCAAGGTCACCCGCTGA
- the thiL gene encoding thiamine-phosphate kinase has product MSESDRRPDGRAQSWPTLGELGEDAVLAEVLAALGPQPGDVPVAAGDDAAVLATPSGSVVVTTDSMVRGLDWRDDWSTGDDVGQKVVRQNLADVAAMGAVPTGLVLALAADPATPMAWVTELARGVGRTSRAAGAAVIGGDLSGAPAGTVMVGVTAMGDLQGRDPVRRSGARPGDVVAVAGTLGRSGGGLALYLDGTDQGGGEAADELREVHRTALGAPLAAGPVAAKAGASAMIDVSDGLVQDLGRVAAASAVAVDLERAALTAVAAGPLNEVHGPERALHHVLAGGEEHALVATFAPVAVPTGWQVIGRVLDGPPGVTVDARAVEAAGWDHFRR; this is encoded by the coding sequence GTGAGCGAGTCGGACCGGCGGCCGGACGGCCGCGCCCAGTCATGGCCCACGCTGGGCGAGCTCGGTGAGGACGCGGTGCTGGCGGAGGTGCTGGCAGCGCTCGGCCCGCAGCCCGGCGACGTGCCGGTGGCTGCCGGGGACGACGCGGCCGTGCTGGCGACCCCGTCGGGGAGCGTCGTCGTGACCACCGACTCGATGGTGCGCGGCCTCGACTGGCGCGACGACTGGTCGACCGGTGACGACGTCGGGCAGAAGGTGGTCCGCCAGAACCTCGCCGATGTGGCGGCGATGGGCGCGGTCCCGACCGGTCTGGTGCTGGCGCTGGCCGCCGACCCGGCCACCCCGATGGCCTGGGTGACCGAGCTCGCCCGGGGCGTCGGGCGGACCAGCCGTGCGGCCGGTGCCGCGGTGATCGGCGGCGACCTCTCCGGCGCTCCGGCCGGGACGGTGATGGTCGGGGTCACGGCGATGGGTGACCTGCAGGGGCGGGACCCGGTGCGCCGCAGCGGCGCTCGACCGGGGGACGTCGTCGCGGTGGCCGGGACGCTGGGGCGTTCCGGTGGTGGGCTGGCGCTCTACCTCGACGGCACCGATCAGGGCGGGGGAGAGGCGGCCGACGAGCTGCGAGAGGTGCACCGCACCGCGCTGGGGGCGCCGCTGGCCGCCGGACCCGTCGCGGCGAAGGCCGGGGCGAGCGCGATGATCGACGTCTCCGACGGCCTGGTGCAGGACCTGGGGCGGGTGGCTGCCGCCAGCGCGGTGGCGGTCGATCTTGAGCGTGCGGCGCTGACGGCGGTGGCTGCCGGGCCGCTGAACGAGGTGCACGGACCCGAGAGGGCGCTGCACCACGTGCTCGCCGGGGGCGAGGAGCACGCGCTGGTGGCCACCTTCGCTCCGGTGGCGGTCCCGACGGGCTGGCAGGTCATCGGCCGGGTGCTGGACGGACCGCCCGGGGTGACGGTGGACGCCCGGGCCGTCGAGGCGGCCGGCTGGGACCACTTCCGGCGCTGA
- a CDS encoding DUF3515 family protein — protein MRRLATCTALAALVLAGCSSAVEVAVPDAGGSSACATAAESWPQTLAGQPVAETDPADPAVRAWGDPAIIARCGVPALGPTTDSCAVVDGIDWVVEDLEDGSRVTTFGRDPAIEVLVPEDYGAPALLLPPLTEAAQDLPRNDLTCT, from the coding sequence ATGCGCCGCCTGGCCACCTGCACCGCGCTGGCCGCCCTGGTCCTCGCCGGCTGCTCCTCGGCCGTCGAGGTCGCCGTGCCCGACGCGGGCGGCTCCTCGGCGTGCGCCACCGCGGCCGAGAGCTGGCCGCAGACCCTGGCGGGCCAGCCGGTCGCCGAGACCGATCCGGCAGACCCCGCCGTGCGCGCCTGGGGCGACCCGGCGATCATCGCCCGGTGCGGTGTCCCGGCGCTGGGTCCGACGACCGACAGCTGCGCGGTGGTCGACGGGATCGACTGGGTGGTCGAGGATCTCGAGGACGGCAGCCGGGTCACCACCTTCGGCCGGGACCCGGCGATCGAGGTGCTCGTGCCGGAGGACTACGGCGCCCCGGCGCTGCTGCTGCCGCCGCTCACCGAGGCCGCGCAGGACCTGCCGCGCAACGACCTGACCTGCACCTGA
- a CDS encoding D-alanine--D-alanine ligase family protein gives MTSDATPTPHDPTTPARPRVAVVFGGRSSEHAVSCATAAGVLQAIDRDRYEVVPIGIARDGSWVLVADDPAPLQLTPGHTPEVLGRGAEVLLPKRTGDRTLVVHEPGQALAAFGEVDVVFPLLHGPYGEDGTLQGMLELADLRYVGSGVLASATGMDKHYMKLVLGGAGLPMSPFVVITDAQWRRDKAAAMDAVGALTFPVFVKPCRAGSSMGVSKVDDLDGLEAAIEAAREHDPKVIVETGIVGREIECAVLQGRGTDAPRTSMPGEIAVDLRSGHDFYDFEAKYLDEASVQLSCPADLTDEVTAEVRRVAATAFEALGCEGLARVDCFVTERGEVVLNEINTMPGFTPHSMYPRMWQASGLSYPELIDELVQLALERPVGLR, from the coding sequence ATGACCAGCGACGCGACCCCCACCCCGCACGACCCCACCACGCCGGCGCGCCCGCGCGTCGCCGTCGTCTTCGGGGGACGCTCCTCCGAGCACGCGGTCAGCTGCGCCACCGCCGCCGGGGTGCTGCAGGCGATCGACCGCGACCGCTACGAGGTCGTGCCGATCGGCATCGCTCGGGACGGCTCGTGGGTGCTCGTCGCCGACGACCCGGCGCCGCTGCAGCTGACCCCGGGCCATACCCCCGAGGTGCTCGGTCGTGGCGCGGAGGTGCTGCTGCCCAAGCGCACCGGGGACCGCACCCTGGTGGTCCACGAGCCGGGGCAGGCGCTGGCCGCCTTCGGTGAGGTGGACGTCGTCTTCCCGCTGCTGCACGGCCCCTACGGCGAGGACGGGACCCTGCAGGGGATGCTCGAGCTGGCCGACCTGCGCTACGTCGGCTCCGGGGTGCTCGCCTCGGCGACCGGCATGGACAAGCACTACATGAAGCTCGTGCTCGGCGGGGCGGGGCTGCCGATGTCGCCCTTCGTCGTCATCACCGATGCGCAGTGGCGGCGGGACAAGGCGGCTGCGATGGACGCGGTGGGGGCGCTGACCTTCCCGGTCTTCGTCAAGCCGTGCCGCGCCGGGTCGTCGATGGGTGTCTCCAAGGTCGACGACCTCGACGGGCTGGAGGCGGCGATCGAGGCCGCGCGCGAGCACGACCCCAAGGTCATCGTCGAGACCGGCATCGTCGGCCGCGAGATCGAGTGCGCCGTGCTGCAGGGCCGGGGCACCGACGCCCCGCGCACCTCGATGCCCGGCGAGATCGCGGTGGACCTGCGCAGCGGTCACGACTTCTACGACTTCGAGGCGAAGTACCTCGACGAGGCCTCGGTGCAGCTGTCCTGCCCTGCAGACCTCACCGACGAGGTGACCGCGGAGGTGCGGCGGGTGGCGGCGACCGCCTTCGAGGCGCTGGGCTGCGAGGGGCTGGCCCGGGTGGACTGCTTCGTCACCGAGCGCGGCGAGGTCGTGCTCAACGAGATCAACACGATGCCCGGCTTCACGCCGCACTCGATGTACCCGCGGATGTGGCAGGCCAGCGGGCTGAGCTACCCGGAGCTCATCGACGAGCTCGTCCAGCTGGCGCTGGAGCGGCCGGTCGGGCTGCGCTGA
- a CDS encoding trans-sulfuration enzyme family protein encodes MPQPADAPATQVVSLGRPPQEPGAPMSVPPVLTSTYVADGPVNYARVGNPTWTAFEDAVGPLEGGRALAFASGMAAVAAVVSLVPVGGTVVAPAAAYNGVVVHLTEAAERGQLQVRWVDDVTDTAAVTAALEGADLLWLESPTNPLLDVADLRTLLAVARERGVLSAVDNTFATPLLQRPLELGADVVVHSATKYLAGHSDLLMGVTVTGSEGAATHERLARHRQLSGAVPGPMETWLALRGLRTLAVRLERACANAAELAARLGDHPRVHRVRYPGFGAIVSIEVDGGAEGAERLCAATRLWVHATSLGGVESQLERRRRQPGEPEAVPVDLVRLSVGIEDVEDLWRDLDAALRG; translated from the coding sequence ATGCCCCAGCCCGCGGACGCCCCCGCCACCCAGGTCGTCTCCCTCGGCCGCCCGCCGCAGGAGCCGGGTGCCCCGATGAGCGTGCCGCCGGTGCTCACCTCCACCTACGTCGCGGACGGCCCGGTGAACTACGCCCGGGTCGGCAACCCGACGTGGACCGCCTTCGAGGACGCCGTCGGCCCGCTCGAAGGGGGCCGTGCCCTCGCCTTCGCCTCCGGGATGGCCGCGGTCGCGGCCGTCGTCTCGCTGGTCCCGGTCGGTGGCACGGTCGTCGCCCCGGCCGCCGCCTACAACGGGGTGGTCGTGCACCTGACCGAGGCCGCCGAGCGCGGGCAGCTGCAGGTGCGCTGGGTGGACGACGTCACCGACACCGCCGCGGTGACCGCGGCGCTGGAGGGGGCCGACCTGCTCTGGCTGGAGTCCCCGACCAACCCGCTGCTGGACGTCGCCGACCTGCGGACCCTGCTGGCCGTAGCCCGCGAGCGCGGTGTGCTGAGCGCGGTGGACAACACCTTCGCCACCCCGCTGCTGCAGCGCCCGCTGGAGCTCGGCGCAGACGTCGTGGTGCACTCGGCGACGAAGTACCTCGCCGGGCACTCCGACCTGCTCATGGGCGTCACGGTCACCGGGTCGGAGGGCGCCGCCACCCACGAGCGCCTCGCCCGGCACCGGCAGCTCTCCGGCGCGGTCCCCGGGCCGATGGAGACCTGGCTGGCGCTGCGCGGGCTGCGCACGCTGGCCGTCCGGCTCGAGCGGGCCTGCGCCAACGCCGCCGAGCTCGCCGCTCGCCTCGGCGACCACCCTCGGGTGCACCGGGTCCGCTACCCCGGCTTCGGCGCGATCGTCTCGATCGAGGTCGACGGTGGCGCCGAGGGCGCCGAGCGGCTGTGCGCGGCCACCCGGCTGTGGGTGCACGCGACGAGCCTCGGCGGGGTGGAGTCGCAGCTGGAGCGCCGCCGCCGTCAGCCGGGCGAGCCCGAGGCGGTGCCGGTCGACCTCGTCCGGCTCTCGGTCGGCATCGAGGACGTTGAGGACCTCTGGCGCGACCTGGACGCCGCGCTCCGCGGCTGA
- a CDS encoding NAD(P)H-dependent glycerol-3-phosphate dehydrogenase: protein MSHIAVFGAGSWGTAFSTILAGGGNDVRIWGRRQEVVDQINAGVNEDYLPQTRLSERISASTDPEEVVGDAEIVVLSVPSQSLRDNLTGWAPLLAGGDRVVVSLMKGVELGTTKRMSEVIAEVGQVPTERIAVVSGPNLAREIVQQQPAASVVACADVASAERVAAACSTDYFRPYTSADIVGAEVGGAVKNVIALAVGMAEGMGLGDNTKASIITRGLAETTRLGVALGADPRTLSGLAGVGDLIATCMSPLSRNHAFGVSLGQGMTVEQVQAEKRQTAEGVKSCASILELARHHGVDVPITEQVNNAVNHGHSVQNMVRALLSRARKHETD from the coding sequence GTGAGCCACATCGCCGTCTTCGGAGCCGGGAGCTGGGGGACCGCCTTCTCCACGATCCTCGCCGGCGGGGGCAACGACGTCCGCATCTGGGGGCGCCGCCAGGAGGTGGTCGACCAGATCAACGCCGGGGTCAACGAGGACTACCTCCCGCAGACCCGGCTCTCGGAGCGGATCAGCGCCTCCACCGACCCCGAGGAGGTGGTCGGCGACGCCGAGATCGTCGTGCTCTCGGTGCCCAGCCAGTCGCTGCGGGACAACCTCACCGGCTGGGCGCCGCTGCTCGCCGGCGGTGACCGGGTGGTCGTCTCCCTCATGAAGGGGGTCGAGCTCGGCACGACGAAGCGGATGAGCGAGGTCATCGCCGAGGTGGGCCAGGTGCCGACCGAGCGGATCGCTGTCGTCAGCGGACCCAACCTGGCCCGCGAGATCGTCCAGCAGCAGCCCGCCGCCAGCGTCGTCGCCTGCGCCGACGTCGCCTCCGCCGAGCGGGTCGCGGCCGCCTGCTCGACCGACTACTTCCGCCCCTACACCTCCGCCGACATCGTCGGCGCGGAGGTCGGCGGCGCCGTGAAGAACGTCATCGCCCTGGCCGTCGGCATGGCCGAGGGGATGGGCCTGGGCGACAACACCAAGGCCTCGATCATCACCCGTGGCCTGGCCGAGACCACCCGGCTGGGGGTCGCCCTCGGGGCCGACCCGCGCACCCTGTCCGGCCTCGCCGGGGTCGGCGACCTCATCGCCACGTGCATGTCGCCGCTCTCGCGCAACCACGCCTTCGGGGTGAGCCTGGGCCAGGGGATGACGGTCGAGCAGGTGCAGGCGGAGAAGCGCCAGACCGCCGAAGGGGTGAAGTCCTGCGCCTCGATCCTCGAGCTGGCCCGCCACCACGGCGTCGACGTGCCGATCACCGAGCAGGTCAACAACGCGGTCAACCACGGCCACTCGGTGCAGAACATGGTGCGGGCGCTGCTGTCGCGGGCGCGCAAGCACGAGACCGACTGA
- a CDS encoding 1-acyl-sn-glycerol-3-phosphate acyltransferase, giving the protein MIEHRTDVPRTYRVVAGALRPIFRAATRYEVSGTEHVPASGGFIVTPNHVSHIDPFPWAHVLYLRGIAPVFLAKSELFQTPVVGQVMRGAQQVPVYRESRRAVDALRDAVTALEQGRCVAVYPEGSLTRDPQLWPMRGKSGAARLALQSGAPVIPIATWGAQELLPPYARVPRLHRRHRVQIRFGPPVDLTDLAARPDERHVAAEATDRIMAAITAELEQLRGEPAPAQRHDPSTHGQQVTGNYRRAPRTRPGGHP; this is encoded by the coding sequence GTGATCGAGCACCGCACCGACGTCCCCCGCACCTACCGCGTCGTGGCCGGGGCGCTGCGGCCGATCTTCCGCGCCGCCACCCGCTACGAGGTCAGCGGCACCGAGCACGTCCCGGCTTCCGGCGGGTTCATCGTCACCCCCAACCACGTCTCGCACATCGACCCCTTCCCCTGGGCGCACGTGCTCTACCTGCGCGGCATCGCCCCGGTCTTCCTCGCCAAGAGCGAGCTCTTCCAGACGCCGGTCGTCGGGCAGGTGATGCGCGGCGCCCAGCAGGTGCCGGTCTACCGCGAGTCGCGTCGCGCGGTCGACGCGCTCCGCGACGCGGTCACCGCGCTCGAGCAGGGACGCTGCGTCGCGGTCTACCCCGAGGGGTCGCTGACCCGGGACCCGCAGCTGTGGCCCATGCGCGGCAAGTCCGGCGCGGCCCGCCTCGCCCTGCAGTCCGGCGCGCCGGTCATCCCGATCGCCACCTGGGGAGCCCAGGAGCTGCTGCCGCCCTACGCCCGGGTGCCGCGGCTGCACCGCCGGCACCGGGTGCAGATCCGCTTCGGTCCGCCCGTCGACCTCACCGACCTGGCGGCGCGCCCGGACGAGCGGCACGTGGCCGCCGAGGCCACCGACCGGATCATGGCGGCGATCACCGCCGAGCTGGAACAGCTGCGGGGCGAGCCGGCCCCCGCGCAGCGGCACGACCCGTCCACCCACGGCCAGCAGGTCACCGGCAACTACCGACGCGCCCCGCGCACCCGACCAGGAGGTCACCCGTGA
- a CDS encoding DUF421 domain-containing protein encodes MDSSMIWNGWTPIVHGAVMATVGYVVLLILLRTSGPRTMSQMTPLDFVVAVTLGSAFGRTITAQKVAVVQLIWVLVVLVALKWAFAYLRSRSERMRHLLDHPPVVLYEDGTMGDRALRRHRLVEADVHEAARGAGKGSLADVHTVLLLRNGGLGVIGYDAIGDGSSVTPYVAKER; translated from the coding sequence ATGGACTCCTCGATGATCTGGAACGGCTGGACCCCGATCGTGCACGGCGCGGTCATGGCCACGGTCGGCTACGTCGTGCTGCTCATCCTGCTGCGCACCAGCGGCCCCCGGACGATGTCCCAGATGACCCCGCTCGACTTCGTCGTCGCGGTGACGCTCGGCTCCGCCTTCGGCCGGACCATCACCGCCCAGAAGGTCGCCGTGGTGCAGCTCATCTGGGTGCTCGTCGTGCTGGTCGCCCTCAAGTGGGCCTTCGCCTACCTGCGGTCGCGGTCGGAGCGGATGCGTCACCTGCTCGACCACCCGCCGGTGGTCCTCTACGAGGACGGGACGATGGGGGACCGGGCGCTGCGCCGCCACCGCCTCGTCGAGGCCGACGTGCACGAGGCGGCGCGCGGCGCAGGCAAGGGATCCTTGGCCGACGTGCACACGGTCCTGCTGCTGCGCAACGGCGGCCTGGGCGTCATCGGCTACGACGCCATCGGGGACGGCTCCAGCGTCACCCCCTACGTGGCGAAGGAGCGCTGA
- a CDS encoding DUF4352 domain-containing protein, translating to MSQDHPTHGSQPGPGGWQPSNPPAPPRQQSWFGRHKVLTTLLGLGLLLVLCCGGAALGLSGDDPSGTSASGQEGAGTTAGESAESTDGGDGADAPDEGAAAPGDVVSDGTFDFTVSQVRDGGQQIGDDMLGTSAQGTFWLVDISVTNTGDSAQYFSDSDQVVIDEEGREHSADTEAAIYLDSAQDVFLEEINPGNTVEGTLVFDLPAGATPSQIELHDSMFSGGTTVDLTR from the coding sequence ATGTCCCAGGACCACCCCACCCACGGCTCGCAGCCCGGCCCCGGAGGCTGGCAGCCCAGCAATCCGCCCGCCCCGCCTCGCCAGCAGAGCTGGTTCGGCCGTCACAAGGTGCTGACCACCCTGCTCGGGCTCGGCCTGCTGCTGGTCCTCTGCTGCGGCGGGGCCGCCCTCGGACTGTCCGGGGACGACCCGAGCGGGACGTCGGCGAGCGGGCAGGAAGGCGCCGGCACGACTGCCGGCGAGTCCGCCGAGAGCACCGACGGAGGCGACGGGGCCGACGCACCGGACGAGGGCGCCGCGGCCCCCGGTGACGTCGTCAGCGACGGCACCTTCGACTTCACCGTGTCGCAGGTGCGCGACGGTGGTCAGCAGATCGGCGACGACATGCTCGGGACCAGCGCCCAGGGCACCTTCTGGCTGGTGGACATCTCGGTGACCAACACCGGTGACTCCGCCCAGTACTTCAGCGACAGCGACCAGGTCGTCATCGACGAGGAGGGCCGCGAGCACTCCGCCGACACCGAGGCTGCGATCTACCTCGACAGCGCCCAGGACGTCTTCCTCGAGGAGATCAACCCCGGGAACACCGTCGAGGGAACCCTCGTCTTCGACCTGCCGGCTGGCGCCACCCCCAGCCAGATCGAGCTCCACGACTCCATGTTCAGCGGCGGGACGACCGTCGACCTCACCCGCTGA
- a CDS encoding sensor histidine kinase, with the protein MTTGRGGASELMLRLLRSTTWRSVLWVLVCVLAATMAAATFDGRRGGSAEEVSDLGLLVWLVGILLAVSVVWRRRWPHSLGVLAAVVTIAAPLDPVAGLVLLMHAVMRERSWRTAALTALVLAATWVSTWRDLQGRTHLESFWRIFSQDTTDMTPPDQGPAPWWLPPVIAVAMVAAAVATGWFRSLLAEARQEGADHQAQAHLLGDQVARQTEREQLAREVHDALGHRLSVMAIHAGALEAHSSSSTDPLARSARLVRESASQANADLRDLLATLRSPDEPTTPQQGIDAVGDLVDESVESGMPLIATVRLDDTRTLHPQVSRSVYRMVQELLTNARTHAPGHGVRLVVRASAAAGIDIETANHVSDPHRRHSRPAGGSSGHGLPGIHERVQLVEGEMYVWLDDDQVHRVAIHLPWVPAGPAAEQVASGDAR; encoded by the coding sequence ATGACCACGGGCCGGGGAGGAGCGAGCGAGCTGATGCTGCGCCTGCTGCGCAGCACGACCTGGCGCTCGGTGCTGTGGGTGCTCGTCTGCGTGCTCGCGGCGACCATGGCAGCGGCCACCTTCGACGGCCGCCGCGGCGGCTCGGCCGAGGAGGTGAGCGACCTGGGCCTCCTCGTGTGGTTGGTCGGCATCCTGCTCGCCGTCTCGGTCGTGTGGCGACGGCGGTGGCCGCACTCCCTGGGCGTGCTGGCTGCCGTGGTCACCATCGCGGCACCCCTTGACCCCGTGGCCGGCCTGGTCCTCCTCATGCACGCAGTGATGCGGGAGCGCTCCTGGCGCACAGCTGCACTGACCGCCCTGGTGCTGGCGGCCACCTGGGTGAGCACCTGGCGCGACCTGCAGGGGCGCACCCACCTGGAGTCCTTCTGGAGGATCTTCAGCCAGGACACCACCGACATGACCCCACCTGACCAAGGGCCTGCCCCGTGGTGGCTGCCACCCGTGATCGCCGTGGCGATGGTGGCTGCCGCGGTGGCGACCGGCTGGTTCCGCAGCCTGCTCGCCGAGGCGCGGCAGGAGGGGGCCGACCACCAGGCCCAGGCGCACCTGCTCGGGGACCAGGTGGCCCGTCAGACCGAGCGGGAGCAGCTGGCCAGGGAGGTGCACGACGCGCTGGGTCACCGGCTGTCGGTCATGGCGATCCATGCTGGTGCGCTGGAGGCGCACAGCAGCTCCAGCACCGACCCGCTGGCCCGGTCGGCTCGCCTGGTCCGCGAGTCCGCCAGCCAGGCGAACGCCGACCTGCGCGACCTGCTGGCCACGCTGCGCAGCCCGGATGAGCCGACGACGCCGCAGCAGGGCATCGACGCGGTGGGTGATCTCGTCGACGAGTCGGTGGAATCCGGGATGCCGCTCATCGCCACGGTCCGTCTTGACGACACCAGGACGCTGCACCCGCAGGTGAGCCGCAGCGTCTACCGGATGGTGCAGGAGCTGCTGACGAACGCACGCACGCACGCACCCGGCCACGGGGTGCGGCTGGTGGTGCGGGCCAGCGCCGCCGCGGGCATCGACATCGAGACCGCCAACCATGTCAGCGATCCGCACCGGCGCCACTCCCGTCCCGCGGGAGGATCGTCAGGGCACGGGCTGCCAGGCATCCACGAGCGCGTGCAGCTGGTGGAGGGCGAGATGTACGTCTGGCTCGACGACGACCAGGTGCACCGGGTCGCCATCCACCTGCCGTGGGTGCCGGCTGGGCCTGCGGCCGAGCAGGTCGCCTCCGGAGACGCCCGATGA
- a CDS encoding response regulator has protein sequence MSDGRATGGQHALRNSSADPAGTPEGRTVRVLLVDDDHMVLQGLELMLGAHPRIRVVSAVGSGEEAPAATLAHRPDVVLMDVRMHARDGIETTAVVKALPNPPKVLILTTFDFQDITVGAVRSGADGVLLKTTSPTDLTTAILEVAAGRSYYSPAPASHLTDVVRDDSRSARADGAARALQLLSPRERDTLVLLALGGTNDGIARRLHVSVGTVKSHISAAQAKLGVSSRTELAVLAERGGLLDQET, from the coding sequence ATGAGCGACGGTCGAGCAACGGGCGGACAGCACGCCCTGAGGAACTCCTCGGCCGACCCGGCCGGGACGCCCGAGGGCAGGACGGTGCGGGTGCTGCTCGTCGACGACGACCACATGGTGCTGCAGGGCCTCGAGCTCATGCTCGGGGCGCACCCTCGGATCAGGGTGGTCTCCGCTGTCGGCTCGGGCGAGGAGGCGCCGGCGGCGACGCTCGCGCACCGACCCGACGTCGTCCTGATGGACGTGCGGATGCATGCCCGCGACGGCATCGAGACGACCGCCGTGGTCAAGGCCCTGCCCAACCCTCCCAAGGTGCTGATCCTGACGACCTTCGACTTCCAGGACATCACCGTGGGTGCGGTGCGCTCCGGGGCCGACGGCGTGCTGCTGAAGACCACCTCGCCCACCGATCTGACGACAGCGATCCTGGAGGTGGCTGCGGGACGCTCCTACTACTCCCCTGCCCCGGCCAGCCACCTCACCGACGTCGTCCGGGACGACTCCCGGTCGGCACGGGCGGACGGCGCGGCGCGGGCGCTGCAGCTGCTCTCGCCTCGCGAACGCGACACGCTCGTGCTGCTCGCCCTGGGGGGCACCAACGACGGCATCGCCCGTCGGCTGCACGTCAGTGTCGGCACGGTGAAGTCGCACATCAGCGCGGCTCAGGCGAAGCTCGGGGTGAGCAGCCGCACCGAGCTCGCGGTGCTGGCCGAGCGCGGCGGGCTGCTCGACCAGGAGACCTGA